The Corynebacterium glaucum genome includes a region encoding these proteins:
- the rpmA gene encoding 50S ribosomal protein L27 yields MAHKKGASSSANGRDSESKRLGVKRFGGQQVKAGEILVRQRGTKFHPGDNVGRGGDDTLFALTAGAVQFGIKKKRRVVNIVPADGEGVASEVLEAAEAAGVVEEGTTEEATATA; encoded by the coding sequence ATGGCACACAAGAAGGGTGCATCCAGCTCCGCGAACGGCCGTGACTCCGAGTCGAAGCGCCTCGGCGTGAAGCGCTTTGGTGGCCAGCAGGTCAAGGCCGGCGAGATCCTGGTTCGCCAGCGCGGCACCAAGTTCCACCCGGGCGACAACGTCGGTCGCGGCGGCGACGACACGCTGTTCGCGCTGACCGCTGGCGCTGTCCAGTTCGGCATCAAGAAGAAGCGCCGCGTGGTCAACATCGTCCCGGCTGACGGCGAGGGTGTGGCTTCCGAGGTTCTCGAGGCTGCCGAGGCAGCAGGTGTTGTCGAGGAAGGCACCACCGAAGAGGCCACCGCTACGGCATAA
- the proB gene encoding glutamate 5-kinase has product MDSADLRAQIAGARRIVVKLGTSSLVDAAGAVSQAKIDRIVDAIEARIARGTDVIVVSSGAIAAGMGPLGLRTRPQDLATKQAAAAVGQIHLAQSWGQSFARYGRTIGQVLLTQADAGARERARNAQRTIDRLRQIGAVPIVNENDTVATSEMRFGDNDRLSAIVATLISADALVLLSDVDGLYDRNPSHEGAKLIDEVRSGSDLDGVQAGDGGLFGTGGMAAKVSAARLATRGGVPVLLTATERIEEAMGDAQVGTVFHTRPDRRLNAWKFWALYAADAEGVLRLDAGAVKAVTRGGTSLLAVGITGIEGDFHAGDIVEILGPDSEVIGRGEVAYHARELASMLGKHTDELDAQQRRPVVHADYLSNYASRL; this is encoded by the coding sequence ATGGACTCAGCTGATCTCCGCGCCCAAATTGCCGGCGCGCGGCGCATCGTGGTCAAGCTTGGAACAAGCTCGCTTGTCGACGCCGCCGGTGCCGTCTCCCAGGCCAAAATCGACCGCATCGTCGACGCGATCGAGGCGCGCATCGCCCGCGGCACCGACGTGATCGTGGTGTCCTCCGGCGCGATCGCGGCCGGCATGGGCCCGCTGGGGCTGCGTACCCGCCCGCAGGACTTGGCGACGAAGCAGGCCGCCGCAGCCGTCGGCCAGATCCACCTCGCGCAGTCGTGGGGCCAGTCATTTGCGCGATACGGCCGCACGATCGGCCAGGTGTTGCTCACGCAGGCTGATGCGGGTGCGCGCGAGCGCGCCCGGAACGCGCAGCGCACCATCGACCGGCTGCGCCAGATCGGCGCCGTGCCGATTGTCAACGAGAACGACACCGTCGCCACCTCCGAGATGCGCTTCGGCGACAACGACCGCCTCAGCGCGATCGTTGCCACCCTGATCAGCGCCGACGCACTCGTCCTGCTCAGTGACGTCGATGGCCTCTACGACCGCAATCCCTCGCACGAGGGGGCCAAGCTTATCGACGAAGTGCGATCCGGCAGCGACCTCGATGGGGTCCAAGCAGGCGATGGTGGCTTGTTTGGCACCGGCGGCATGGCGGCAAAGGTTTCAGCCGCGCGCCTAGCCACCCGCGGCGGTGTGCCGGTGCTGCTCACCGCCACCGAGCGGATCGAGGAAGCGATGGGGGATGCACAGGTTGGCACCGTGTTCCACACACGCCCGGACCGCAGGCTCAACGCGTGGAAGTTCTGGGCGCTCTACGCCGCGGACGCGGAAGGGGTGCTGCGCCTGGACGCCGGGGCGGTGAAGGCAGTGACCCGCGGCGGAACGAGCCTGCTCGCCGTAGGCATCACCGGCATCGAGGGCGACTTCCACGCCGGCGATATCGTGGAGATCCTCGGCCCCGATTCCGAAGTGATTGGCCGCGGCGAGGTCGCGTACCACGCCCGTGAACTGGCGAGTATGCTGGGCAAGCACACCGATGAATTGGACGCGCAACAGCGCCGCCCGGTGGTGCACGCGGATTACCTTTCCAACTACGCGTCGCGGTTGTAG
- a CDS encoding ArsR/SmtB family transcription factor, giving the protein MSNRPNCCSLGAGLLTVEEAERYADIFKVLADPARLQLLSRLAAEECEPMSVTELAQGSGLSQPTVSHHLKRLTEAGLLERVRTGRTVTHQVCSAPFADLRTVLQMD; this is encoded by the coding sequence TTGTCTAATCGTCCGAATTGCTGCTCACTCGGAGCAGGTTTGCTCACCGTTGAGGAAGCGGAGCGTTACGCCGACATTTTCAAAGTGCTCGCAGACCCCGCCCGCCTGCAACTGCTTTCACGTTTGGCTGCCGAGGAGTGCGAACCGATGAGCGTGACTGAACTCGCTCAGGGCTCCGGGTTGAGCCAGCCCACGGTTTCACACCACCTGAAGCGGCTCACGGAAGCTGGGTTGCTGGAAAGAGTCCGCACGGGCAGAACCGTCACGCATCAGGTCTGCTCCGCCCCGTTTGCAGATCTTCGCACCGTGCTCCAGATGGACTAG
- a CDS encoding D-isomer specific 2-hydroxyacid dehydrogenase family protein: protein MKFAFLPKPWDEVVHALEAEGHEFVELSDNPDMLVFRGGPDEFPETLPESVKVVQIAYAGVDNLLSAGILTAHDVRWANAAGLYDDTVAESTLALILAVLHRHKAVSREWNQKELAEETGFLFDGQKLALIGAGGIGIKLIEFIAPFGVEVTAVNRSGNDVEGAARTVKIDEADEVWADNDIFVLLTPLTDQTRHIVDADVLAKMKDTAVVVNVGRGPLIDTDALTEALRNGAIGGAGLDVTDPEPLPSDHPLWDLDTCVITPHTANIPRYMKRRVGPLTAKNWELFQAGEKMQTEVDVDAGY, encoded by the coding sequence ATGAAGTTCGCATTCTTGCCTAAACCATGGGACGAAGTCGTGCACGCACTCGAGGCGGAAGGCCACGAGTTCGTCGAGCTCAGTGACAACCCGGACATGCTGGTCTTCCGCGGCGGCCCGGATGAGTTCCCGGAGACCCTGCCGGAGAGCGTCAAGGTGGTCCAGATCGCCTACGCGGGCGTCGACAACCTGCTGTCCGCCGGTATCCTCACCGCCCACGACGTGCGCTGGGCCAACGCCGCCGGGCTTTACGACGACACCGTTGCAGAGTCGACGCTCGCGCTCATCCTCGCGGTGCTGCACCGCCACAAGGCCGTCTCGCGCGAGTGGAACCAAAAGGAGCTCGCCGAGGAAACAGGTTTCCTTTTCGACGGCCAGAAGCTCGCCCTGATCGGTGCCGGCGGCATCGGCATAAAGCTCATCGAGTTCATTGCCCCGTTTGGCGTCGAGGTCACGGCGGTGAACCGCTCCGGCAACGACGTCGAAGGTGCTGCGCGCACGGTGAAGATCGACGAGGCCGACGAGGTGTGGGCCGACAACGACATCTTTGTGCTGCTCACTCCGCTCACCGACCAGACCCGACACATTGTCGACGCCGATGTGCTGGCCAAGATGAAGGACACCGCGGTTGTGGTCAACGTGGGCCGCGGCCCGCTGATTGACACCGATGCCCTCACCGAGGCGCTGCGAAACGGCGCAATCGGTGGAGCTGGTCTCGATGTCACCGACCCCGAGCCGCTGCCGTCCGACCACCCGCTGTGGGACCTGGACACATGCGTGATCACACCGCACACCGCGAACATTCCGCGGTACATGAAGCGCCGCGTGGGCCCTCTTACCGCGAAGAACTGGGAGCTCTTCCAGGCCGGGGAGAAGATGCAGACCGAGGTCGACGTCGACGCCGGATACTAG
- the rplU gene encoding 50S ribosomal protein L21: protein MYAIVKTGGKQYKVAEGDLVKIEKLEGEAGGKVELTPILLVNGADVTSGTSDLSKVKVEAEIVEHGKGKKIDILKYKNKTGYKVRQGHRQPLTTVKITGIK, encoded by the coding sequence ATGTACGCGATCGTCAAGACCGGCGGCAAGCAGTACAAGGTTGCCGAAGGCGATCTGGTCAAGATCGAGAAGCTTGAGGGCGAAGCTGGCGGCAAAGTTGAGCTCACCCCGATCCTTCTCGTCAACGGCGCAGATGTCACCTCCGGCACGTCTGACCTGTCCAAGGTGAAGGTTGAGGCTGAGATCGTCGAGCACGGCAAGGGCAAGAAGATCGACATCCTCAAGTACAAGAATAAGACTGGCTACAAGGTTCGCCAGGGCCACCGCCAGCCGCTGACCACTGTCAAGATCACCGGTATCAAGTAA
- the arsB gene encoding ACR3 family arsenite efflux transporter: MNVNIQAKPARLSFLDRFLPVWILLAMALGLALGHAVPELGHVLKGLEVGGISIPIALGLLVMMYPPLAKVRYDKTRELTRDTRLMVVSTVLNWVVGPAFMFALAWTFLPEEPELRTGLIIVGLARCIAMVLVWSDLACADREATAVLVAINSVFQVAMFGVLGWFYLQILPGWLGLPTTSADFSFWSIVSSVLVFLGIPLLAGVCSRIVGEKTKGRDWYERTFLPAISPLALVGLLYTIVLLFSLQGEQIIARPWTVARVALPLLIYFVGMFAVALIVAKATGMGYAQSASVAFTAAGNNFELAIAVSIGTFGAASAQALAGTIGPLIEIPVLVGLVYVMRFLGPRLFPGDPALPPAHSSAPAAT, translated from the coding sequence ATGAACGTCAATATACAGGCGAAACCTGCCCGACTGTCTTTCCTTGACCGGTTCCTTCCGGTGTGGATTCTTCTGGCGATGGCGCTGGGGCTTGCACTCGGGCATGCGGTCCCGGAGCTGGGCCACGTGCTCAAAGGGCTGGAAGTGGGTGGCATTTCCATTCCGATCGCCCTCGGCCTGCTGGTGATGATGTACCCGCCGCTGGCTAAAGTGCGCTACGACAAAACCCGCGAGCTGACGCGCGACACCCGGTTGATGGTCGTTTCCACCGTGCTCAACTGGGTCGTCGGACCCGCGTTCATGTTCGCGCTGGCGTGGACTTTCCTGCCCGAGGAGCCGGAGCTTCGCACCGGGTTGATCATCGTCGGACTGGCGCGCTGCATCGCGATGGTGCTCGTGTGGTCCGATCTCGCCTGCGCCGATCGAGAGGCAACCGCGGTGCTGGTGGCAATCAACTCGGTATTCCAGGTCGCGATGTTCGGCGTGCTGGGATGGTTCTACTTGCAAATCCTGCCCGGCTGGTTGGGCCTTCCCACGACTTCCGCGGACTTTTCGTTCTGGTCGATCGTGTCCTCGGTGCTGGTCTTCCTGGGCATCCCGCTGCTTGCCGGGGTGTGCTCGCGCATCGTCGGCGAGAAGACCAAGGGCCGCGACTGGTACGAGCGCACCTTTCTGCCGGCGATCTCGCCGCTGGCGTTGGTCGGACTGCTGTACACCATTGTCCTGCTCTTCTCGCTCCAAGGGGAACAGATCATCGCACGCCCGTGGACCGTGGCCCGGGTGGCGCTGCCGCTGTTGATCTACTTCGTGGGCATGTTCGCCGTGGCGCTCATCGTTGCAAAGGCAACGGGGATGGGGTACGCGCAATCCGCATCCGTCGCTTTTACCGCCGCCGGCAACAACTTCGAGCTGGCGATCGCGGTATCGATCGGCACCTTCGGCGCGGCGTCCGCCCAAGCACTCGCCGGCACGATCGGTCCGCTCATCGAGATCCCGGTGCTTGTCGGGCTCGTCTACGTCATGAGGTTCCTCGGGCCAAGATTGTTCCCGGGGGATCCCGCCTTGCCGCCCGCCCACTCATCGGCTCCAGCCGCGACTTAG
- a CDS encoding low molecular weight phosphatase family protein produces MQSTPQVLFICVRNSGKSQMAAALAQHHAGERLEVFSAGTEPGASLNQQSVEALAEVGVDMAKGHPKPIDGKLLRSADRVVVLGQEASVDLPADASGTLEQWLIDEPSERGIEGMERMRLVRDDIDAKVRNLVAEMLKP; encoded by the coding sequence ATGCAATCTACGCCTCAAGTACTATTCATCTGCGTCCGGAACAGCGGGAAGTCCCAGATGGCTGCGGCTTTGGCCCAGCATCATGCGGGGGAGCGGCTCGAAGTGTTCTCCGCGGGCACCGAGCCGGGCGCGTCGCTGAACCAGCAGTCGGTAGAGGCGCTTGCAGAGGTCGGAGTGGACATGGCGAAAGGCCATCCGAAGCCGATTGATGGGAAGCTCTTGCGCTCCGCTGACCGCGTTGTCGTGCTGGGGCAAGAGGCGAGCGTTGATCTGCCCGCTGACGCCAGTGGCACATTGGAGCAATGGCTTATCGACGAACCTTCGGAGCGCGGCATCGAGGGAATGGAGCGCATGCGATTGGTGCGCGACGACATCGACGCGAAGGTTCGCAACCTGGTTGCGGAGATGCTCAAACCGTGA
- the obgE gene encoding GTPase ObgE → MTQFVDRAVLHLQAGDGGHGCASVHREKFKPLGGPDGGNGGHGGDIILEVSPQVHTLLDFQFRPHVKAKRGGNGEGDHRNGARGEDLILEVPVGTVVRSAEGEILADLTEPGTRFIAAEGGYGGLGNAALATAKRKAPGFALKGEPGEAHDLILEMKSMADVGLVGFPSAGKSSLISVLSAAKPKIADYPFTTLAPNLGVVDVGHDTFTIADVPGLIPGASEGKGLGLDFLRHIERTAVLAHIVDTATMEPGRDPISDIEALEAELDSYADQLDMDTGLGDLRERPRLVVLNKIDVPDGRELAEFLRADIEAKFGWPVFEISTATREGLDELKWAMWEVVKQARAAQPRVKVSGEPQVIRLQSRSKDSGIVVERDPVYPEGWIVTGEKAERWIRQTDFENDEAVGYLSDRLEKAGVEDALRKIGAREGDVVTIGEVSFDWEPSRGGDPTLAGRGQDARLGGTDRASAAERKRASQARRGLIDEYDYGTDEAADTERWQG, encoded by the coding sequence ATGACGCAATTCGTTGACCGTGCGGTGCTGCATTTGCAGGCCGGCGACGGCGGGCACGGTTGTGCCTCCGTGCACCGCGAGAAGTTCAAGCCGCTCGGCGGCCCAGACGGTGGCAACGGCGGCCACGGCGGCGACATCATCCTTGAGGTCTCGCCCCAGGTGCATACGCTGCTCGACTTCCAGTTCCGCCCACACGTGAAGGCGAAACGCGGTGGCAACGGTGAAGGCGACCACCGCAACGGTGCCCGCGGCGAAGACCTGATCTTAGAGGTTCCGGTGGGCACCGTTGTGCGCAGCGCAGAAGGCGAGATTCTCGCCGACCTTACAGAGCCAGGCACGCGATTCATCGCCGCGGAAGGCGGCTACGGCGGCTTGGGCAACGCGGCACTGGCGACGGCGAAGCGCAAAGCACCCGGGTTCGCGCTCAAAGGCGAACCGGGTGAAGCCCACGACCTCATCCTCGAGATGAAATCCATGGCTGACGTTGGGTTGGTGGGGTTTCCGTCGGCGGGGAAGTCGTCGTTAATCTCGGTGCTGTCTGCCGCGAAGCCGAAGATTGCTGACTACCCCTTTACTACTCTGGCCCCGAACCTTGGGGTGGTCGATGTCGGGCACGATACGTTCACGATTGCCGACGTGCCGGGGCTGATTCCTGGTGCGAGCGAGGGCAAGGGTCTGGGGCTGGACTTCCTGCGCCACATTGAGCGCACGGCGGTGCTGGCGCACATTGTGGATACTGCAACGATGGAGCCGGGGCGCGACCCGATCTCGGACATTGAGGCGCTGGAGGCTGAGCTGGACAGCTACGCCGATCAGCTGGACATGGATACTGGCCTGGGCGATCTGCGCGAACGCCCACGCCTGGTGGTGTTGAACAAGATTGACGTGCCGGACGGGCGCGAGCTTGCAGAGTTCCTGCGCGCGGACATTGAGGCGAAGTTCGGCTGGCCGGTGTTTGAGATCTCGACGGCGACGCGTGAGGGTCTCGACGAACTGAAGTGGGCCATGTGGGAGGTTGTGAAGCAGGCCCGCGCCGCGCAGCCGCGTGTGAAGGTGAGCGGGGAACCGCAGGTGATCCGTCTGCAAAGCCGTTCCAAGGATTCCGGCATTGTGGTTGAGCGTGACCCGGTGTATCCGGAGGGCTGGATTGTCACCGGCGAAAAGGCGGAGCGCTGGATCCGTCAGACCGACTTTGAAAACGACGAGGCGGTGGGCTACCTCTCCGACCGCCTGGAAAAGGCCGGTGTGGAAGACGCGCTGCGCAAGATCGGCGCGCGTGAGGGCGATGTAGTGACTATCGGTGAGGTCTCCTTTGACTGGGAGCCGTCTCGCGGCGGCGACCCGACCTTGGCCGGCCGCGGGCAGGATGCCCGCCTGGGTGGTACCGATCGCGCCTCTGCTGCCGAGCGCAAGCGTGCCTCCCAGGCTCGCCGCGGTCTGATCGACGAGTACGACTACGGCACCGACGAGGCCGCCGACACCGAGCGCTGGCAGGGATAA